A single region of the Salipaludibacillus sp. LMS25 genome encodes:
- a CDS encoding KamA family radical SAM protein produces the protein MAQPKYIMNIEKVPHLSDEEKQKLKQITEKFVFRVNDYYLSLIDWGDPEDPIRKLVIPNEGELEEYGRWDASDEDKNYVVPGCQHKYEQTALLIVSEVCGAYCRYCFRKRLFRNDIKEAMSDVQPGIDYIKAHPEITNVLLTGGDSLILATRKLRRIIEQLREIPHVKIIRLGSKMPVFNPMRIYEDDDLLDLISEYSTPEQRIYVMAHINHPVEITPEAKKGFEALHNAGAIVVNQTPVLRGINDDPKVLSKLLDKLSWAGVTPYYFFINRPVAGNNDFVLSLKEAYDIVEEAKANTSGLGKRVRLSMSHTSGKIEILAIEDGKAYLKYHQSRDGNYGKFMVLDCPENASWFDDLPGNDMYWDAPQKKWNEFKGANDKISEKEEKALT, from the coding sequence ATGGCTCAACCAAAATACATTATGAATATTGAAAAAGTCCCCCATCTCTCAGACGAAGAGAAACAGAAACTTAAACAAATTACTGAAAAGTTCGTGTTCCGGGTCAACGATTATTACTTAAGTTTAATCGATTGGGGAGACCCAGAAGATCCCATTAGAAAACTAGTTATCCCCAATGAAGGTGAACTAGAAGAGTACGGACGATGGGATGCGTCCGATGAAGATAAAAACTACGTCGTACCTGGTTGTCAACACAAATATGAACAAACTGCCTTGTTGATCGTCTCTGAAGTGTGCGGCGCTTATTGTCGATATTGCTTTAGAAAGCGCTTATTTAGAAATGATATTAAAGAAGCTATGTCAGATGTTCAACCTGGAATTGATTATATTAAGGCACATCCCGAGATTACGAACGTGCTTCTTACAGGTGGTGATTCACTCATTCTTGCTACACGAAAACTCCGTCGTATTATTGAACAATTAAGAGAGATACCACATGTTAAAATTATTCGGCTCGGTTCAAAAATGCCTGTGTTTAATCCTATGCGCATATATGAAGATGACGATTTGCTCGATTTAATATCAGAATACTCTACACCTGAGCAGCGTATTTATGTGATGGCTCATATTAATCATCCAGTGGAAATTACACCTGAAGCTAAAAAAGGGTTTGAAGCTCTGCATAATGCAGGTGCGATTGTAGTCAATCAAACGCCCGTATTACGAGGGATTAATGATGATCCAAAAGTGCTCAGCAAACTACTTGATAAGCTATCATGGGCTGGTGTCACACCTTATTACTTCTTCATTAACAGACCTGTAGCAGGCAATAATGATTTTGTTCTTTCACTTAAAGAGGCTTATGATATTGTCGAAGAAGCGAAAGCGAATACATCTGGCTTAGGGAAACGTGTCCGCTTATCAATGAGTCACACATCAGGTAAAATTGAAATATTAGCCATTGAAGATGGGAAAGCTTATTTAAAATATCACCAGTCACGTGATGGTAATTACGGAAAATTCATGGTCCTTGATTGTCCTGAAAATGCCTCTTGGTTTGATGATTTACCAGGTAATGACATGTACTGGGATGCCCCTCAGAAAAAATGGAATGAATTTAAAGGTGCTAACGATAAAATTAGTGAAAAAGAAGAAAAAGCGCTCACCTGA